A stretch of DNA from Curtobacterium sp. MCBD17_035:
GACGGGGCTGTCCAAGCAAGAGGAGCGTGAGCTCAAGTGGGTCGCCCGCGACGGTCAGCGCGCGAAGTCCCACCTGCTCGGTGCGAACCTCCGCCTCGTGGTGAGCCTCGCCAAGCGCTACACGGGTCGCGGCATGCAGTTCCTCGACCTCATCCAAGAGGGCAACCTCGGCCTCATCCGTGCCGTCGAGAAGTTCGACTACACGAAGGGCTTCAAGTTCTCGACCTACGCGACCTGGTGGATCCGGCAGGCGATCACCCGCGCCATGGCGGACCAGGCGCGGACCATCCGCATCCCGGTCCACATGGTCGAGGTCATCAACAAGCTCGCCCGCGTCCAGCGGCAGATGTTGCAGGACCTCGGACGTGAGCCCACGCCCGAGGAGCTCGCGCGTGAACTCGACATGACGCCCGAGAAGGTCGTCGAGGTCCAGAAGTACGGCCGCGAGCCGATCTCGCTGCACACCCCGCTCGGCGAGGACGGCGACAGCGAGTTCGGTGACCTCATCGAGGACACCGAGGCCGTCGTCCCGGCGGACGCAGTGGGCTTCACGATGCTGCAGAAGCAGCTCGAGAGCCTGCTCGACTCGCTGTCCGAGCGCGAGGCGGGCGTCATCCGCATGCGCTTCGGGCTCGGCGACGGCATGCCGAAGACCCTCGACCAGATCGGCGACACGTTCGGCGTCACCCGCGAGCGCATCCGCCAGATCGAGTCGAAGACGATGGCGAAGCTGCGCCACCCGTCGCGGTCGCAGTCCCTGCGCGACTACCTCGAGTAGGCCCCGCGTGCGTTTCGTCGTCCCGATCCTCATCGGGCGGATCCTCCGCGCCCTCGCTCGTGCGCGCGGCGGGGGGTCCGCCTACCCCGGCTACATCCTCCTCAAGCTCGTTCCCGACTTCCTCCGGCACGTGTCGCGGCAGTTCCCGAACGGGATCGTGTTCGTCCTGGGTTCGAACGGCAAGTCGACGACGACCCACATGATCTCCGAGATCATGCGGGCGCACGGGCTCCGCGTGTTCACGAACCCGTCCGGGGCGAACCTGCCGCAGGGCATCGCGTCGGCGCTCCTCTCGGAGGTCGGGCTGACGGGACGCCTCAAGGCGGACATCGGCATCCTCGAGGTCGACGAGGCCTTCGCCGTGGAGCTGTCCGGCATCCTCTCGCCGTCGACGGTCACGATGCTCAACGTGCAGGTGGACCAGCTGTACCGGTTCTTCGAGACGGAGCGCGTCGCGACGATGATGCTCGACACCGCGGCGACGTCGTCGCGGAACGTCATCACGAACCACGACGACCAGTTCCTCGACGCCTACGAGGGCCGGGCCGGCCAGCGGGTCCTGCGCTTCGGCGCCGCGCCCGAGGTCGTCGCTGCGGCCCCGAACGGATTGCAGAACGCGGACGACTTCGCCCGGGACGCGTCGGGCACGACCGCCGCGGACGCCGAGGTCGTCGAGTCCACCGGGGACGCAGCGGTGGTCCGCTTCGGTGGGGCCGACATCCCGGTGCGGCTGCCGGCCCGGGGGCTGCACTACGCGGTGGACGCCGCTGCTGCCACCGCGACCGCTTCGGCCGCCCTCGGCGAGCAGTTCCGCGCGGAAGCGGTGACCCGGGCCTTCACCGCGATGAAGCCGGCCTACGGGCGTGGTGAGCGCATCCCGATCGCGGGAGAGCACGCCGAGTTCACCATGTTCAAGAACGCCGCGAGCCTGCAGCTCAACCTCGACG
This window harbors:
- a CDS encoding RNA polymerase sigma factor, with product MAARSTTIDATKATADAETVETATDENAAPAAPKKRAPAKKAAPKKTTAKTARGKAAAPADDEPDTVEDAPEDAVDVEADDTEVAADSEDSDTEDGEETESEDTATPAPEAAPPAGALVISQADDDEVPVYSTTITGATADPVKDYLKQIGKVPLLNAAEEVELAMRIEAGLFAEDKLQHATGLSKQEERELKWVARDGQRAKSHLLGANLRLVVSLAKRYTGRGMQFLDLIQEGNLGLIRAVEKFDYTKGFKFSTYATWWIRQAITRAMADQARTIRIPVHMVEVINKLARVQRQMLQDLGREPTPEELARELDMTPEKVVEVQKYGREPISLHTPLGEDGDSEFGDLIEDTEAVVPADAVGFTMLQKQLESLLDSLSEREAGVIRMRFGLGDGMPKTLDQIGDTFGVTRERIRQIESKTMAKLRHPSRSQSLRDYLE
- a CDS encoding MurT ligase domain-containing protein — encoded protein: MRFVVPILIGRILRALARARGGGSAYPGYILLKLVPDFLRHVSRQFPNGIVFVLGSNGKSTTTHMISEIMRAHGLRVFTNPSGANLPQGIASALLSEVGLTGRLKADIGILEVDEAFAVELSGILSPSTVTMLNVQVDQLYRFFETERVATMMLDTAATSSRNVITNHDDQFLDAYEGRAGQRVLRFGAAPEVVAAAPNGLQNADDFARDASGTTAADAEVVESTGDAAVVRFGGADIPVRLPARGLHYAVDAAAATATASAALGEQFRAEAVTRAFTAMKPAYGRGERIPIAGEHAEFTMFKNAASLQLNLDALSTPPEQVLMAIDEGTPDISWIYDIDFSHLDHVDVVSGDKAWQIALALEFAGVRIGRVEPDVEAAIRLMSGLGATTSGTKHFIVNYEIMMLARKALGHPDLERTA